A region of Sphingomonas crusticola DNA encodes the following proteins:
- a CDS encoding Ca2+-dependent phosphoinositide-specific phospholipase C, with protein sequence MKAVLLAAALASAGAASAAAPHAMNDIQVVGSHNSFKARIPTAVMAKLRAMDPKAADGLDYYHLPLARQLDAGVRQLEIDIFADPAGGRYADPKGEAWAQAAGERTGFDRAAMLQPGYKVFHIPDVDYLSGCVTLVRCLREVDSWSRAHPRHLPIMITINAADTPPERPGISAPLPLDDPALLDALDAEIRSVLPPARLITPDEVRGRATSLRDAVRDHGWPRLSAARGRIYILLDVRRAVSDVYRAGHPALAGRAMFGWYPDSEPEAAIEIVQDPLVDGARIRVWVEQGLIVRTRTDANTIEARRHDLGKAQAAMASGAQAVSTDYYPGAPDPLGLGFTVTLPDRAMARCSPVRVPAGCRVQP encoded by the coding sequence ATGAAGGCGGTGCTGCTGGCGGCGGCGCTCGCCTCGGCGGGGGCGGCAAGTGCGGCCGCCCCGCACGCGATGAACGACATCCAGGTGGTCGGCTCGCACAACAGCTTCAAGGCACGCATCCCGACCGCGGTGATGGCGAAATTGCGCGCCATGGATCCCAAGGCGGCGGACGGGCTGGATTATTACCATCTGCCGCTCGCCCGCCAGCTGGACGCGGGCGTGCGCCAGCTGGAGATCGACATCTTCGCCGACCCGGCCGGGGGGCGCTATGCCGATCCCAAGGGCGAGGCATGGGCACAGGCCGCCGGCGAGCGCACCGGCTTCGATCGGGCGGCAATGCTGCAGCCGGGCTACAAGGTGTTCCACATTCCCGACGTGGATTATCTGAGCGGCTGCGTGACGTTGGTGCGGTGCCTGCGCGAGGTGGATAGCTGGTCGCGCGCGCATCCGCGCCATTTGCCGATCATGATCACGATCAACGCCGCCGACACGCCGCCGGAGCGGCCGGGCATTTCCGCCCCGCTGCCCCTCGACGACCCGGCGCTTCTGGACGCGCTCGATGCGGAGATACGTTCGGTACTGCCGCCGGCGCGGCTGATCACGCCGGACGAAGTGCGTGGCCGGGCGACCAGCCTGCGCGACGCGGTGCGCGACCATGGATGGCCGAGGTTGAGTGCGGCACGGGGGCGGATCTATATCCTGTTGGACGTGCGCCGCGCCGTGTCCGACGTGTATCGGGCGGGCCATCCCGCGCTCGCCGGGCGGGCGATGTTCGGCTGGTATCCGGACAGCGAGCCGGAAGCGGCGATCGAGATCGTGCAGGACCCACTGGTCGATGGTGCGCGCATCCGCGTATGGGTGGAGCAAGGCCTGATCGTGCGGACCCGTACCGACGCCAACACAATCGAGGCGCGGCGGCACGATCTCGGCAAGGCGCAGGCGGCGATGGCGAGCGGCGCGCAGGCGGTCAGCACCGATTATTATCCGGGCGCGCCCGATCCGCTGGGGCTCGGCTTCACGGTGACTTTGCCCGACCGCGCGATGGCGCGCTGCAGCCCGGTGCGGGTGCCGGCGGGATGCCGCGTTCAGCCCTGA
- the hisC gene encoding histidinol-phosphate transaminase: MNALTPKPWIQAIAPYVPGRATTDDGRKVHKLSSNENPLGTSPEARAAFIAAAATLDRYPDAGAAALREAIAAKFGIEADRVIHGTGSDELLHLAAGAFAGQGDEVLYVRYGFSVYPIAARRVGAVPVEADDADYATDVDALLAKVTSKTRVVFIANPNNPTGTYTSRDELARIHAALPADCLLVVDQAYTEYLEPEDDDGALDLARTAANVLVTRTFSKIHGLAAERIGWAYGPATVVQAMHKIRAPFNVSTAGQAAAVAALNADDFVRASHDHNLEWRSWFEGEIAKMGNAGLRAIPSKANFILITFSGKLTAEEAYHGLMERGYIVRWLPNQGLGHGLRITIGTEDEIRGIAWALHDMIGEAD, from the coding sequence ATGAACGCACTCACCCCCAAGCCCTGGATCCAGGCGATCGCGCCTTACGTGCCCGGCCGAGCCACTACCGATGACGGCCGCAAGGTTCACAAGCTGTCGTCCAACGAAAATCCGCTTGGCACGAGCCCTGAAGCACGCGCCGCCTTCATCGCCGCCGCCGCCACGCTCGATCGCTATCCCGATGCCGGCGCCGCCGCCTTGCGCGAAGCGATCGCCGCCAAGTTCGGGATCGAGGCGGATCGCGTCATCCATGGCACCGGCTCGGACGAACTGCTCCATCTCGCCGCCGGGGCATTTGCGGGGCAGGGCGACGAGGTCCTCTACGTCCGCTACGGTTTCTCGGTCTACCCAATCGCCGCGCGCCGCGTCGGCGCGGTTCCGGTCGAGGCCGACGATGCCGATTATGCCACCGACGTCGACGCCCTGCTCGCCAAGGTGACGTCGAAGACGCGGGTCGTGTTCATCGCCAATCCCAACAACCCGACCGGCACGTACACGTCGCGTGACGAGCTGGCCCGCATCCATGCCGCTTTGCCCGCCGATTGTCTGCTGGTGGTCGACCAGGCCTATACCGAATATCTCGAGCCCGAGGATGATGACGGCGCGCTCGATCTCGCCCGCACCGCGGCCAACGTTCTCGTCACGCGCACCTTCTCCAAGATTCACGGCCTCGCCGCCGAGCGGATCGGCTGGGCCTATGGGCCGGCTACGGTCGTCCAGGCGATGCACAAGATCCGTGCCCCGTTCAACGTCTCGACCGCGGGGCAGGCGGCGGCGGTGGCCGCGCTCAATGCCGACGATTTCGTGCGCGCCAGCCACGATCACAATCTCGAATGGCGCAGCTGGTTCGAAGGCGAGATCGCCAAGATGGGCAATGCCGGCCTTCGCGCGATCCCGAGCAAGGCCAATTTCATCCTGATCACCTTCAGCGGCAAGCTGACGGCGGAGGAGGCCTATCACGGCCTGATGGAGCGCGGCTACATCGTCCGCTGGCTGCCCAATCAGGGTCTCGGCCACGGCCTGCGCATCACCATCGGCACCGAGGACGAGATACGCGGTATCGCCTGGGCGTTACACGACATGATCGGCGAAGCTGACTGA
- the ftsE gene encoding cell division ATP-binding protein FtsE — MAGIVQFDNVGLRYGTGAETLAGLSFTLAAGSFHFLTGASGAGKTSLINLITLARRPSRGIVSLFGEDAAGLPRRRLPALRRRIGVVHQDSRLVPQLSAYDNVALPLRISGMAEREIGSRVEELLDWVGLRSRANARPATLSGGEQQRIAIARAVITHPELIVADEPTGNVDPEMAARVLHLFDTMNRQGTTVLIATHDVQLLQQISGANIMRLAKGRIDQFDGELRAPQRAVAR; from the coding sequence ATGGCGGGCATCGTCCAGTTCGACAATGTCGGCCTGCGCTACGGCACGGGCGCGGAGACGCTTGCGGGCCTGAGTTTCACGCTGGCCGCGGGCTCGTTCCACTTCCTCACCGGCGCATCGGGCGCGGGCAAGACATCGCTGATCAACCTGATCACGCTCGCGCGGCGGCCGAGCCGCGGGATCGTCAGCCTGTTCGGGGAGGACGCTGCGGGCCTGCCGCGCCGCCGCCTGCCCGCGCTGCGCCGGCGGATCGGCGTGGTCCATCAGGATTCGCGGCTGGTGCCGCAGCTCTCGGCCTATGACAATGTCGCGCTGCCGCTGCGCATCAGCGGCATGGCCGAGCGGGAGATCGGGTCGCGGGTCGAGGAATTGCTCGACTGGGTAGGCCTGAGATCGCGCGCCAATGCGCGGCCGGCGACCCTGTCGGGAGGCGAACAACAGCGCATTGCCATCGCCCGCGCGGTCATCACGCATCCCGAGCTGATCGTCGCCGACGAGCCGACCGGCAATGTCGATCCGGAAATGGCGGCGCGCGTGCTTCATTTGTTCGACACGATGAACCGGCAGGGTACGACCGTGCTGATCGCGACCCACGATGTGCAATTGCTGCAGCAAATATCCGGCGCGAACATCATGCGGCTGGCGAAGGGCCGCATCGACCAGTTCGACGGCGAGCTGCGCGCGCCGCAACGCGCGGTGGCGCGATGA
- a CDS encoding prephenate/arogenate dehydrogenase family protein, which yields MLPFARVSIIGLGLIGSSIARAVRANMPTVALTGHDANAEVRARVTELGLCDDVTDTPGAAVIDADLVILCVPVGAVGDVAASLVQDIPADAIVSDVGSSKAGVVSALGEHFPDRQIVPAHPVAGTEYSGPDAGFATLFKGRWCILTPPGDADPAAVMRVSAFWERLGSRIEIMDAKHHDLVLAITSHLPHLIAYTIVGTASDLEVVTESEVIKYSAGGFRDFTRIAASDPTMWRDVFLANKEAVLEMLQRFSEDLTVLQRAIRWGDGDALFDLFTRTRAVRRSIIEQGQDDERPDFGRTHE from the coding sequence ATGCTGCCATTCGCGCGCGTCTCGATCATCGGTCTCGGCCTGATCGGCTCGTCGATCGCGCGCGCGGTGCGGGCGAACATGCCGACCGTCGCGCTCACCGGCCATGATGCCAATGCGGAGGTGCGCGCACGCGTCACCGAGCTCGGTCTGTGCGACGACGTGACCGACACCCCCGGCGCGGCGGTGATCGACGCCGATCTCGTCATCCTGTGCGTGCCGGTGGGAGCGGTCGGCGACGTCGCCGCTTCATTGGTGCAGGACATACCCGCCGACGCGATCGTCAGCGATGTCGGCTCGTCCAAGGCGGGCGTGGTGTCGGCGCTCGGCGAGCATTTCCCCGATCGCCAGATCGTGCCCGCGCATCCCGTCGCCGGCACCGAATATAGCGGGCCGGACGCCGGTTTCGCCACCCTGTTCAAGGGGCGCTGGTGCATTCTCACGCCGCCGGGCGATGCCGATCCCGCCGCGGTGATGCGCGTCTCGGCTTTCTGGGAAAGGCTCGGTTCGCGGATCGAGATCATGGACGCCAAGCATCATGATCTCGTCCTCGCCATCACCAGCCATTTGCCGCATCTTATCGCTTATACGATCGTCGGCACCGCCTCCGATCTCGAAGTCGTGACCGAGAGCGAGGTCATCAAATATTCGGCCGGCGGCTTCCGCGATTTCACCCGCATCGCCGCCTCCGATCCAACCATGTGGCGCGACGTGTTCCTCGCCAACAAGGAAGCGGTGCTAGAGATGCTGCAGCGCTTCAGCGAGGACCTCACCGTCCTTCAGCGTGCGATCCGCTGGGGCGACGGCGATGCTTTGTTCGACCTCTTCACCCGCACCCGCGCCGTCCGCCGCTCGATCATCGAACAAGGTCAGGACGACGAACGCCCCGATTTCGGCCGCACCCACGAATAG
- a CDS encoding YdcF family protein — translation MIRRLFSALLLAWALGFVLFAIDLPRPAGNEYTDGIVVLTGGPGRVRRGIDVLTARHAQRMLVSGVDRRVRPADIAAAYHVGPDLLSRIDLGRSAVDTRSNALETRRWIAAHHYRSIRLVTTDWHMRRARFELRQVLKGVTVVRDAVPSEPNLLGLLREYHKYLLRRGAALAGR, via the coding sequence GTGATCCGGCGGCTATTCAGCGCATTGCTGCTGGCGTGGGCGCTCGGCTTCGTGCTGTTCGCGATCGACCTGCCGCGCCCGGCCGGCAACGAATATACCGACGGTATCGTCGTGCTGACCGGCGGACCGGGGCGCGTGCGGCGCGGGATCGACGTGCTGACGGCGCGCCATGCGCAACGGATGCTCGTTTCCGGCGTGGATCGGCGGGTGCGGCCGGCCGACATCGCGGCGGCTTACCATGTCGGGCCTGATCTGCTGAGCCGGATCGACCTTGGCCGCTCGGCGGTCGACACGCGCTCGAACGCGCTGGAGACGCGCCGCTGGATCGCCGCGCATCATTATCGCTCGATCCGGCTGGTAACCACCGACTGGCATATGCGGCGCGCGCGGTTCGAACTGAGGCAGGTCCTCAAGGGGGTGACGGTGGTACGCGATGCGGTGCCGAGCGAGCCCAATTTGCTGGGCTTGCTCAGGGAATATCACAAATACCTGCTGCGGCGGGGGGCGGCGCTGGCCGGGCGCTGA
- a CDS encoding zinc-ribbon domain-containing protein yields MIYDGAMKLSCPNCGATYDVPENAIGPSGRKIRCRACDTSWFEPARVAVPPPLAPAPPPVSPAPAATPPWASGIAETTEEPPVRRKRGPWLLLALVVLVVILGSIAATVLMGPQQVASRLGIGERHVPLGIAITREPDWRMIAGGSQLFAVSGRVWNPTNVEQPVPDIRAELRNAQGKTVYAWTITRPVPRLAPGAAVSFEGAAVDVPPSSSNVSVTFAGTGADR; encoded by the coding sequence ATGATTTACGATGGCGCGATGAAGCTCTCCTGCCCGAATTGCGGCGCCACCTACGACGTTCCGGAAAATGCGATCGGCCCTTCTGGCCGCAAGATTCGCTGTCGTGCCTGCGACACCAGCTGGTTCGAACCGGCGCGTGTCGCCGTCCCGCCGCCGCTTGCCCCCGCCCCCCCGCCGGTCTCGCCCGCACCGGCCGCCACCCCGCCCTGGGCTTCCGGCATCGCCGAAACGACGGAGGAGCCGCCCGTCCGCAGGAAGCGCGGACCCTGGCTGTTGCTGGCATTGGTGGTGCTGGTCGTCATCCTCGGCAGCATCGCCGCAACCGTTCTGATGGGTCCGCAGCAGGTGGCGTCCCGCCTCGGGATTGGCGAGCGGCACGTGCCGCTCGGCATTGCCATCACGCGCGAGCCCGACTGGCGCATGATCGCCGGTGGCAGCCAGCTGTTCGCGGTCTCGGGCCGGGTCTGGAACCCGACCAATGTCGAGCAGCCGGTGCCCGACATCCGCGCCGAACTGCGCAACGCCCAGGGCAAGACGGTCTATGCCTGGACGATCACGCGGCCGGTGCCGCGGCTCGCGCCCGGCGCCGCCGTCAGCTTCGAAGGTGCCGCCGTCGATGTGCCGCCCAGCTCCTCCAATGTCAGCGTGACTTTCGCCGGCACCGGCGCGGATCGTTAA
- a CDS encoding histidine-type phosphatase — translation MTALRHVLFALAALLLAVLASSDAGAGPVIERVVIVMRHGIRAPLAGEVPEGTRTGAPWPQWPVAESRITPHGVRALDIAAAGDRALLARQGLVAGAGCPAVGTVRIRTNSSARTIASGVAYAKGFARGCELKVEHRPLDEVDPIFEPLRARATRFDARAAVAAINQETGGVAALVGRHRAALDLLDGVLGCAPRRDGCLPVAAPGLMPSVDGHDLVLTGPIRSASGIAQVLLLQYAEGLDLMQVGWGRVDAAALQRLGALHAALFAVFTHPPYMAAHQAAVLGREVLQSVTDPAGPRVDVLMGHDTNVTALAAALRIELRAPGYATDDVPPGGALIVERLRDPVSGKLFVRVYYRTQRPETLRKLGTAVTLRPLRIPGCGAILCPAPRFAALLRRQLAPLVDPALRSPN, via the coding sequence ATGACCGCGCTGCGCCATGTGCTTTTTGCCTTGGCCGCCCTGCTGCTGGCCGTGCTCGCCTCGAGCGATGCGGGCGCCGGGCCAGTGATCGAGCGGGTCGTCATAGTCATGCGCCACGGCATCCGCGCGCCGCTGGCGGGTGAGGTGCCGGAGGGGACCCGCACCGGCGCTCCCTGGCCGCAATGGCCGGTCGCGGAGAGCCGCATCACACCGCACGGCGTCCGCGCGCTGGACATAGCGGCGGCGGGCGATCGGGCGCTGCTGGCGCGGCAAGGATTGGTCGCGGGCGCGGGATGTCCGGCGGTGGGGACGGTGCGAATCCGCACCAACAGCTCGGCGCGCACGATCGCCAGCGGGGTGGCCTATGCGAAAGGCTTCGCGCGCGGATGCGAGCTAAAGGTCGAGCATCGCCCGCTGGATGAGGTGGACCCGATCTTCGAACCGCTACGGGCGCGTGCAACACGGTTCGATGCCCGGGCAGCGGTTGCCGCGATCAACCAGGAGACGGGCGGCGTGGCGGCACTGGTCGGACGTCATCGCGCGGCGCTCGATCTCCTGGACGGCGTGCTCGGCTGTGCGCCACGCCGCGATGGCTGCCTGCCCGTGGCCGCGCCCGGTCTCATGCCGAGTGTCGATGGGCACGATTTGGTCCTGACAGGGCCGATCCGCAGTGCTTCCGGGATCGCGCAAGTGCTGCTGCTCCAATATGCCGAGGGGCTGGACCTTATGCAGGTAGGCTGGGGCCGCGTCGACGCGGCGGCGCTGCAGCGGCTGGGGGCGCTCCATGCCGCCCTGTTCGCGGTATTCACCCATCCGCCCTATATGGCGGCGCACCAAGCGGCGGTGCTGGGGCGCGAAGTGTTACAGTCCGTGACCGATCCGGCCGGCCCACGCGTAGATGTGCTGATGGGGCACGACACCAATGTCACCGCGCTCGCGGCGGCCTTGCGGATCGAGCTGCGCGCACCGGGCTATGCCACCGACGATGTGCCGCCGGGCGGGGCGCTGATCGTGGAACGGCTGCGGGATCCCGTCTCGGGCAAATTGTTCGTGCGGGTTTACTACCGGACCCAACGCCCGGAGACGCTGCGAAAGCTTGGCACGGCCGTCACCCTCCGGCCCCTTCGCATCCCCGGCTGCGGGGCCATTCTGTGCCCGGCGCCACGATTCGCCGCGCTGCTGCGACGGCAGCTCGCGCCGCTTGTCGACCCTGCGCTTCGGTCGCCGAATTAA
- a CDS encoding TonB-dependent receptor has protein sequence MSCRSRLVQATLPFTWVMLGAAPALAANSQPAGGPAAVPAAPVRDAAPGDAGEVVVTGSYARSLAEATETKRRAAFGVDSIASTDIGKFPTQNVAEALQLVTGVTITRPRGEGLYVSVRGLGPQFQSTLLNGSPVAINDLIENGGANGRQFRFEMLPAEFVSRIDVVKTPTPDMTEGALGGNIDIRTFHPLDVGTRTTLNLRGTYTDMTDKVRPNATLLTSYKTQDGTFGILGGVQYWRKEVRNDRSYQTGWNLDKFTSVLGKGFYTPTRLRPTVETEDRKRISGILSAQWQPTPELQTTLDVLATRLDVAYDEFGLDIYPDDTSVAGHRPVLVPGSVKTDGNTVVGATINDVRFMGTREYSLNRHDLLTIGLKQTWDPGDDWHVAANANWSYAHSFHPSYAEGTVRSRVMFFAPLTYDASGGYKVLPTISTPVDATNPANFVIYPFNIAPKNSKDWDRYARLDVARDLGGFITKISAGGEYHWRKRDYRRRDFTVNSANNVPLTQFAPNGFEQMPFDDFLKGVSGNYPRNWLVPITSVFYDKLFTDAIANAPLAAGDLRASYIVKEEVAAGYARADYAFVLGPVDVTGNVGVRYVHTDQVASGTLTIGTAPTPASFPKTFNNWLPSFNLRAEFSPTLVGRLAASRVLTRPNVTQSAPQISVSTDAPTASGGNPDLKPFLATQYDASLEWYFSRKGSLTGALFYKKMDDYITAQNINIDIPGRGTVLLSTQVNGGDAKVYGLEAAYNQVFTFLPKPFDGLGFQASYTHTSVRSNYTAGARPIKNQLIGLSKNSYNLVGFYDKGPFSARLSYVWRDKYLTGNGSTTQASTYLAAFGSLDGNVSLRVTRNVLLSVEAINIAGARTYSYNDDKLRFGEINYYGRTILFGVRAEF, from the coding sequence ATGTCATGCCGCTCGCGCCTGGTTCAGGCGACGCTTCCGTTCACGTGGGTCATGCTCGGCGCCGCACCGGCGCTTGCCGCAAACAGCCAGCCGGCCGGTGGGCCCGCCGCCGTACCGGCGGCGCCGGTTAGGGATGCAGCGCCGGGCGATGCTGGCGAAGTCGTCGTTACCGGCTCCTATGCGCGCAGCCTGGCCGAAGCGACCGAGACGAAGCGGCGTGCCGCGTTCGGCGTGGACTCGATCGCGTCGACCGATATCGGCAAATTCCCGACGCAGAACGTCGCCGAAGCATTGCAGCTGGTGACCGGCGTCACGATCACGCGTCCGCGCGGCGAAGGCCTTTATGTCAGCGTGCGTGGGCTCGGGCCCCAGTTCCAGAGCACCTTGCTCAACGGCAGCCCGGTGGCGATCAACGATTTGATCGAGAATGGCGGCGCCAACGGACGCCAGTTCCGCTTCGAGATGCTGCCGGCCGAATTCGTGTCGCGCATAGACGTGGTGAAGACGCCCACACCGGACATGACCGAGGGCGCGCTCGGCGGCAATATCGACATTCGTACCTTCCATCCGCTGGATGTCGGCACGCGCACCACGCTCAATTTGCGTGGCACCTATACTGACATGACTGACAAGGTGCGGCCCAATGCCACATTGCTGACCAGCTACAAGACGCAGGACGGAACGTTCGGCATCCTCGGCGGCGTGCAATATTGGCGCAAGGAAGTGCGCAACGACCGTTCCTACCAGACCGGCTGGAACCTCGACAAATTCACGTCCGTGCTCGGCAAGGGCTTCTATACCCCGACCCGCCTACGGCCGACCGTCGAGACCGAAGACCGCAAGCGCATTTCCGGCATCCTTTCGGCGCAATGGCAGCCGACACCCGAGCTGCAGACCACGCTGGACGTGCTCGCGACGCGGCTTGACGTCGCCTATGACGAATTCGGGCTCGACATCTATCCCGACGACACAAGCGTCGCCGGCCACAGGCCGGTACTCGTTCCCGGATCGGTGAAGACGGACGGCAACACGGTGGTAGGTGCGACCATCAACGACGTGCGCTTCATGGGCACGCGCGAATATAGCCTCAACCGCCACGATCTGCTGACGATCGGGCTGAAACAGACGTGGGATCCGGGCGATGATTGGCACGTGGCGGCCAACGCCAACTGGTCCTATGCCCACAGCTTCCATCCGAGCTACGCCGAGGGCACGGTGCGCAGCCGCGTGATGTTCTTTGCGCCGCTGACCTATGACGCGTCGGGCGGCTACAAGGTATTGCCGACGATAAGCACGCCGGTGGATGCGACTAACCCCGCCAATTTCGTAATCTATCCGTTCAACATCGCGCCCAAGAACAGCAAGGATTGGGACCGCTATGCGCGGCTGGACGTGGCGCGCGACCTGGGCGGCTTCATCACCAAGATTTCGGCGGGCGGCGAATATCACTGGCGCAAGCGCGATTACCGCCGCCGCGACTTCACCGTGAACAGCGCCAACAACGTGCCGCTGACGCAGTTCGCGCCCAACGGCTTCGAGCAGATGCCGTTTGACGATTTCCTGAAGGGCGTGTCGGGCAATTATCCGCGCAACTGGCTCGTGCCAATCACGAGCGTGTTCTACGACAAATTGTTCACGGACGCGATCGCCAACGCGCCGCTGGCGGCGGGCGATTTGCGTGCATCCTATATCGTCAAGGAAGAGGTCGCGGCCGGCTATGCACGCGCGGATTATGCTTTCGTGCTCGGCCCGGTCGACGTCACCGGCAATGTCGGTGTGCGCTATGTCCATACCGACCAGGTGGCAAGCGGCACGCTGACGATCGGCACCGCGCCGACGCCGGCGAGCTTCCCCAAGACGTTCAACAATTGGCTGCCGAGCTTCAATCTGCGCGCGGAATTCAGCCCCACCCTCGTCGGCCGGCTCGCCGCCAGCCGCGTGCTCACCCGCCCCAACGTAACGCAGAGCGCGCCGCAGATCAGCGTGTCGACCGACGCCCCGACCGCGAGCGGCGGCAATCCGGATCTGAAGCCCTTTCTGGCGACGCAATATGACGCATCGCTGGAATGGTATTTCAGTCGCAAGGGTTCGCTGACCGGCGCACTGTTCTACAAGAAGATGGACGATTATATCACGGCGCAGAATATCAACATCGACATTCCGGGCCGCGGCACCGTGCTGCTCAGCACGCAAGTCAATGGGGGCGACGCCAAGGTCTATGGCCTCGAAGCTGCCTACAACCAGGTGTTCACCTTCCTGCCGAAGCCGTTCGATGGGCTGGGCTTCCAGGCATCCTATACGCACACGTCGGTTCGCTCGAATTATACGGCGGGCGCGCGGCCGATCAAAAACCAGCTGATCGGCCTGTCGAAGAACAGCTACAACCTGGTCGGTTTCTACGACAAGGGGCCGTTTTCGGCGCGGCTGTCTTATGTGTGGCGCGACAAATATCTCACCGGCAACGGCAGCACGACGCAGGCGTCCACCTATCTCGCGGCATTCGGTTCGCTCGATGGCAACGTCTCGCTGCGCGTGACCAGGAATGTGCTGCTCAGCGTGGAGGCCATCAACATCGCTGGCGCCCGCACCTATTCCTACAATGACGACAAATTGCGCTTCGGCGAAATCAACTATTACGGCCGCACGATCCTGTTCGGCGTGAGGGCGGAATTCTGA
- a CDS encoding YcaO-like family protein: protein MKLLKYLNLTAHDSLLDKIPHGAGQLERSLAPIEAVARATTFLTAQGLECAYSELGGSVVTTRCVLHDASGEVGSGLGKGIGDQSRASAVFEAIEHFYWFRDQPSLSAIPEPLELDGKDQRLRQGAPDFALICSNGLLPLSRIEMQPLKYDADPLRFPFFLTNPFWKSAYQNENDAIDRFALRRYSTNSGTASGVTRDEAVLHGLLETVERDAISIELLRTVVSKRPAPVRRVNVSHLSPVIGSIAEQVETDDIKVIGFWEFTTFDLKIPVGLVGCLDTRTNRIAFGTGASLLADYAFERAFLEAIQTVHAYRTLPYQPEVRALPDNAPPYLGCALDRGFFAYRGGETDVVPLSFQDPAVLTAASPALQVAMICDRLAELGMVAYSRVLIEDAVSVQQVIVPELERFHVVSSGVPVLPSARGRKFLADPFM, encoded by the coding sequence GTGAAGCTGTTGAAATACTTAAACTTAACGGCTCATGATTCTTTGCTGGATAAGATTCCCCACGGTGCGGGTCAACTTGAGCGAAGTCTCGCGCCTATCGAGGCGGTAGCTCGGGCAACCACCTTTCTCACCGCGCAGGGTCTTGAATGCGCCTATAGCGAGTTAGGCGGATCGGTCGTTACTACACGCTGCGTGCTTCACGACGCGAGCGGCGAAGTAGGCTCGGGACTGGGCAAGGGAATTGGCGACCAGTCCCGGGCTTCTGCAGTTTTCGAGGCCATAGAACATTTCTACTGGTTTCGTGATCAGCCGTCGCTTTCTGCTATTCCAGAACCCCTCGAGCTTGACGGCAAAGACCAGCGGCTCAGGCAAGGCGCACCTGACTTCGCGTTGATATGTTCAAACGGTCTTCTGCCTCTGTCACGGATTGAGATGCAGCCTTTGAAATATGACGCTGATCCTCTTCGCTTTCCGTTCTTCTTAACCAATCCATTTTGGAAGTCTGCATACCAGAATGAGAATGATGCAATCGATCGGTTCGCACTGCGTCGATATAGTACCAACTCCGGAACGGCATCGGGTGTCACCCGTGACGAGGCAGTTCTGCACGGATTGCTCGAAACGGTCGAGCGTGATGCGATCAGCATCGAGCTATTACGGACAGTTGTCAGCAAGCGCCCTGCGCCTGTCCGCAGGGTCAATGTCTCTCATCTTTCGCCCGTTATCGGCTCGATTGCAGAGCAGGTCGAAACCGACGACATAAAAGTAATTGGCTTCTGGGAATTCACCACCTTTGACCTGAAGATTCCGGTTGGACTTGTAGGGTGCCTCGACACCAGGACAAACCGCATAGCCTTTGGCACCGGCGCGTCGCTGCTGGCGGATTACGCGTTCGAGCGCGCTTTCCTGGAAGCGATCCAGACGGTGCATGCCTATCGCACCTTGCCATATCAGCCCGAAGTACGAGCCCTGCCTGACAATGCCCCGCCATATCTTGGCTGTGCATTGGACCGAGGCTTCTTCGCTTATCGTGGCGGCGAGACCGACGTCGTCCCGCTGTCGTTCCAAGATCCGGCAGTCTTGACCGCCGCATCACCCGCTCTCCAGGTGGCCATGATTTGCGACCGTCTGGCCGAGCTCGGGATGGTAGCGTATTCACGGGTGCTGATCGAGGATGCCGTAAGCGTTCAGCAAGTCATTGTGCCGGAACTTGAGCGTTTCCATGTCGTATCCTCGGGTGTTCCGGTTCTGCCGAGCGCCCGTGGACGCAAGTTCCTTGCTGATCCCTTCATGTGA